The Besnoitia besnoiti strain Bb-Ger1 chromosome IV, whole genome shotgun sequence genome contains a region encoding:
- a CDS encoding hypothetical protein (encoded by transcript BESB_055750): protein MAPKKKGISVNLRDLQREMGVGLTLLPSAPKPVDEAALAAAAEKERERERMLGPGGGRWADRMDDSDDDEWRRESEGANFGGRGEGDRREGGRVHQEVELPDEPWRRSAPLPPRDQEGGERGGRRNCDEEEADLGVLRSTSKVNPAGAGGDPARGGRGENAGRHHEEDLDFGELRKATVQREGAPASQKGAREYDDALDFAAVRGRPRASSGHAAVSGVADVDGEQAWALRAALEAHAGRRPQRGEEPRCDFPPVNDRFAALLESNDRPAPRLRPAGEGAESAESVTAAAPKAEKKETSPEEPKEKECAAEDKEAAGVSPASGEKAGASAGKFVPKWKQRMEEEKQREEARAQVAQPTRSMSHLQSGGAEENKRAQIFSPSSSTRVEEPVQILQPVRLGSRKEGAGLGGSFVNGKYVPSGVRAQSQQSPNQPQKESEVQRFFKAAAGSAAAGAAEDEEEAKRREELQKKKDEKERREREKFDEQLKKREELVKTLTYKEENILSLVQVLEKGLDDAEKNKALGVEQVLAVLQDEDELASIVPSAVVAAVLLKLAAKKETMEEVLELVQRVEAAWKALFEKSSVKDKDQVLIKEMVKMTKAVKCPRLSSSTALIEAVWDAMVATAVLSDTSFIRWFDDDNDDTEGRTEVLFQVLTWAQWLQGQLEGADAQEEEVSRNPEAENDDYDIEALVPKREGEKSTKKKK, encoded by the exons ATGGCGCCGAAAAAGAAGGGCATTTCCGTCAATCTGCGcgacctgcagcgcgagatGGGCGTCGGCCTTACGCTTCTCCCTTCGGCCCCCAA GCCGgtcgacgaggcggcgctggctgctgcggcagagaaggagcgcgaacGCGAAAGAATGCTGGGGCCCG GCGGCGGGCGTTGGGCAGATCGCATGGATGACTCTGATGACGACGAgtggcgcagagagagcgaaggcgcgaacttcggcggccgcggcgagggcgatcgacgcgaaggaggcagagTG caccAAGAAGTCGAGCTCCCCGACGAGCcctggaggcgctcggcgcctctgccgcctcgcgaccaagaaggcggcgagcgaggcggccgcaggaactgcgacgaagaagaggcagacctCGGCGTCCTGCGCTCGACATCTAAGG tcaaccccgcaggcgcgggaggcgatccggcgcgaggcggtcgGGGGGAGAACGCTGGGCGTCATCACGAAGAAGATTTAGACTTTGGCGAACTCCGCAAAGCCACGGTGCAAAGAGAGGGTGCACCCGCCAGCCAGAAGGGCGCCCGCGAGTACGATGACGCGCTCGACTTCGCCGCAGTCAGGGGAAGGCCGAGAGCCTCGAGTGGACACG ctgcggtcAGCGGAGTCGCAGACGTCGATGGAGAGCAAGCCTGGGCGCTACGTGCCGCCCTCGAAGCGCACGCcggtcggcggccgcagcgaggagaagagccGCGGTGCGACTTCCCCCCCGTGAACGATCGCTTCGCTGCGCTACTCGAGTCAAACGACCGCcccgcgcctcggctgcgaCCTGCCGGCGAGGGTGCCGAGTCCGCAGAGAGCGTgaccgctgccgcgccgaaagccgagaagaaggagacctCCCCAGAAGAgccgaaggagaaggagtgcgcggctgaggataaggaggccgcgggcgtctcaCCTGCTTCTGGAGAGAAGGCTGGCGCGAGTGCCGGAAAGTTCGTGCCCAAGTGGAAGCAGCGCAtggaggaagaaaagcagagggaagaggcgcgcgcgcaagTTGCGCAGCCGACAAGGTCAATGAGTCACCTGCAGTcgggcggggcggaggagaaCAAGCGGGCGCAGAttttctcgccgtcgtcctcgacgCGGGTGGAGGAACCCGTGCAGATTCTGCAGCCTGTCCGCCTCGGCTCGCGGAAGGAAGGCGCCGGGCTTGGCGGCAGCTTCGTCAACGGCAAGTATGTCCCCTctggcgtccgcgcgcagagTCAGCAGAGTCCCAATCAGCCGCAGAAAGAGTCTGAAGTGCAGAGGTTCTTcaaggcggccgcgggctccgcagccgcaggcgcggcggaggacgaggaggaagccaagcgccgcgaagagctgcagaagaagaaggatgagaaggagcgccgcgagcgggagAAGTTTGAcgagcagctgaagaagcgcgaagaaCTGGTGAAGACGTTGACCTacaaagaagaaaacatCCTCAGCCTCGTCCAGGTCCTCGAGAAGggcctcgacgacgcggagaagaacaAAGCACTCGGCGTTGAGCAGGTCCTTGCAGTGCTgcaagacgaagacgaactcGCGAGCATCGTCCccagcgccgtcgtcgccgccgtcctgcttaagctcgcggcgaagaaggaaaccATGGAGGAGGTTCTGGAGCTCGTCCAACGCGTCGAGGCCGCCTGGAAGGCGCTCTTCGAGAAGAGCTCCGTCAAGGACAAGGATCAGGTCCTCATCAAGGAGATGGTCAAGATGACCAAAG CTGTAAAGTgcccgcgtctctcttcctcgACGGCGCTCATCGAGGCCGTGTGGGACGCCATGGTCGCGACGGCAGTCCTCTCCGATACGTCGTTCATCAGA TGGTTCGACGACGATAACGACGACACCGAGGGTCGGACTGAAGTTCTCTTCCAG GTCCTCACGTGGGCGCAGTGGCTCCAAGGCCAGttggagggcgcggacgcgcaggaaGAGGAAGTGAGTCGAAAT CCGGAAGCGGAGAACGACGACTACGACATCGAGGCCTTGGTGCCtaagcgcgagggcgagaagagcacgaagaagaagaaatga
- a CDS encoding hypothetical protein (encoded by transcript BESB_055730): MSQPPFRAARQAFAARGAPSLAADASPRRAVRHPVGDCLPSLPRTGLTAAASAACSSDFLSAPSAACAGAPQWPFIQRDTASTPAAAFPQPASWAAASAAAPSSTPSPSSPSYSSALPRADQDADPLRRCGEPRANTPLCVRSLVLGMEVALLSERVSRRPDGSLESACDRAWLCLLQAYGLYQPEAVDFLNGLLVEDRMSRILEFFQHVASTSSCSNPSSGGQRCASSASALSCPMEFAPRRGRASSAWEEAGLPLRTSSAFHAESALGETASEPGSRVSSATLSAAEGLHETTKVGLDCAAEGSGFLEAQDAQAREQSTNVLRASPRREAFSSSCSVDMQEHSSPYCCAESTPVFSFASSAEGSSPSSGCRSREELRAGSLPSLLQQVSGVSAAPADSRRAGVFALRAAARLPLMLVLSEGERKRKGLRGAERPYASSSGGSPSSSTSYGGSTRAAASPGGSIGSSIECLSEALASVDEERREDSRPRMLGFGRAAEGCEAASGDELSEADLPSPDPEAYPLDGQQTLPRPRVHRSLACAATEQFVEETSQDEEETEQPARGARTAAVGPLAADCVGERPPEIDAEEEGAEMPAHASAGLDAEGQKPRASLPAFARDCRHSEALTPVCAGAQQAVQSSSVADDSMRRKTVSSSRPVHRRRSEHAWRGARRPPRLSRSCACVYPRRAAGSGAASPATLTETLRRHSVDVVLLPAAWSRQSGSVSRSSQDFPAAFSDAFAVPLSVTSASRAGTFDDSPTSPSSPQAHFLDANSTGSTLKQFALALLLQMKENALKLELFQRRQRALVRRQETLRRHRQANLQRLHHAHKRAWAAARAARPTTPSGLAARRGQRGCGVFAGVMPLSPEYLSLARTEGDSGEPDRDRGRPPAAIPEDESLIAPFLASDTTPASASAPAGGAVPQPAAAQRPLAQHIRPFSVGDGGMLLLSLSPMDGSGVSSRERQDSGGRIPATTVPSLGAPFEADSGRAGSPFSPVATEVPPASAASAAPSRRAWGEPLRRCPAAPPQSTERQTPAAFAPQNLPFAFFSNEAYPASPYPPSPAALSADGEPHSDARGASPATWNDAAETPVQFPVDTTSRATDGLLRRSLGFSSAAATAVSAEPRADGAEAMQAEGEGIQLMTQCGASGMVTTPLSSVSAASGAGTEMTAFDIQLSARESERSPVEPAGASSAPQRWETSQASDSSSFAAPAESSRSRYMVAHQPLPCSRSDGGGSEAEAEASQDVVPHGRRERTLSSPALALIEVPNHLYRSGQLSRERHRSSETDDSVAGEGFGVFSPAGESLEGDRLRYRRGEAVPSTRRPALSHSWGPPQRETGPSVSGGLRPSSRPSRRQPADSCSLSAYAGRGLSPASMAPAEEACGSSSGLAAPWPSGYVPCLPAGGGGDLPWGSMHPAGGLRETYDQQALFHRQRRQQELLQRQLVKSEEQIQGLRALMDRLLHVVEHLESREASGV; the protein is encoded by the exons gccctctctgccgcgcacTGGCCTGACCGCCGCAGCATCCGCGGCCTGCTCTTCAGACTTCTTGTCTGCGCCCtcggccgcatgcgcaggcgcgccgcagtggCCTTTTATccagagagacacagcgTCAACCCCGGCTGCCGCCTTTCCGCAGCCTGCTTCGTGGGCggctgcttccgccgccgcgccctcatCCACCCCCTCACCTTCTTCACCTTCCTACAGCTCCGCGCTCCCTCGTGCGGACCAGGATGCTGaccctctgcggcgctgcggcgagccgcgcgcgaacaCGCCACTCTGCGTTCGCAGCCTGGTGCTTGGCATGGAAGTCGCCCTTCTGAGTGAACGTGTCAGTCGCCGCCCAGATGGCAGTCTCGAGTCGGCCTGCGACCGCGCCTGGCTCTGCTTGCTGCAGGCCTACGGCCTGTACCAGCCAGAAGCCGTCGATTTCCTCAACGGGCTCCTCGTAGAG GATCGCATGAGCCGAATCCTCGAATTCTTCCAGCACGTTGCCTCCACTTCGTCGTGCTCAAATCCTTCTTCTGGCGGGCAGCGatgcgcgtcgtccgcgtctgcgttgTCGTGCCCGATGGAGttcgcgccgcgaaggggtCGAGCGTCGTCCGCGTGGGAAGAGGCTGGACTGCCCTTGCGCACGTCTTCCGCCTTTCACGCGGAGAGTGCCTTGGGGGAGACAGCAAGCGAACCAGGCAGTCGTGTGTCGTCCGCCACACTGTCAGCCGCAGAGGGGCTGCACGAGACAACCAAGGTAGGCCTCGACTGCGCTGCGGAAGGCTCGGGCTTCTTGGAAGCTCAGGACGCCCAGGCGAGAGAGCAGTCCACGAATGTGTTGCGGGCCTCGCCCCGGCGGGaggccttctcctcgtcctgcTCAGTTGACATGCAGGAGCATTCGTCGCCGTATTGCTGCGCGGAGTCCACCCCAGTCTTTTCGTTCGCGTCATCGGCGGAGGGCTCGAGTCCCTCCTCTGGGTGCCGCAGCCGAGAAGAGCTCCGCGCGGGTTCGCTCCCTTCTCTTCTGCAACAGGTCTCAGGcgtttccgcggcgcctgcggacagcaggcgggcgggcgtcttcgccctgcgcgccgccgcgcggctgccatTGATGCTCGTTctcagcgaaggcgagaggaagcggaaggggctccgcggcgccgagaggccgtacgccagcagcagcggaggctcgccgtcgtcttccacGTCCTACGGAGGGAGCACgcgggccgcggcctctccaggCGGCTCAATTGGGTCGTCGATCGAATGCCTCTCTGAGGCCCTGGCGTCAGTTGatgaggagaggagagaggacagtCGCCCGCGGATGCTAGGCTTCGGccgggcggcggaaggctgtgaagccgccagcggcgacgagctctCAGAGGCGGACCTGCCCTCGCCAGACCCCGAGGCGTATCCGCTAGACGGCCAACAGACACTGCCTCGCCCCCGCGTCCACCGGTCTCTTGCGTGCGCCGCCACTGAACAGTTTGTTGAGGAGACGTCtcaggacgaagaggaaacagagcagccagcacgcggcgccaggACGGCTGCAGTGGGTCCGCTGGCGGCAGACTGTGTAGGGGAGCGGCCGCCAGAGatcgacgcggaggaagaaggcgcggagatgccggcgcatgcgtctgcaggGCTAGACGCGGAGGGGCAGAAGCCGCGGGCTTCTCTTCCGGCGTTCGCACGCGACTGTAGACACAGTGAGGCGCTCACGCCGgtgtgcgccggcgcgcagcaggcggtgcAGTCCTCTTCTGTCGCCGACGACAGCATGCGGAGAAAgactgtctcctcctcgcggccggtgcacaggcgccgcagcgagcacGCGTGGaggggcgcgcgacgcccgccgcgtctctcgcggtcatgcgcctgcgtctacccgcgtcgcgccgccggcagcggtgcggcctcgcccgcgacccTGActgagacgctgcggcgtcaCTCTGTGGATGTCGTACTGCTGCCGGCTGCGTGGAGTCGCCAGTCTGGCTCggtctctcgctcttcgcagGACTTTCCAGCTGCATTCTCTGATGCGTTTGCGGTGCCCCTGTCGGTCACGAGTGCGTCCCGCGCCGGCACTTTCGACGACTCTCCcacctctccgtcgtcgccgcaggcacACTTTTTGGACGCGAACTCCACAGGCTCGACGCTGAAACagttcgctctcgccttgctgctgcagatgaAGGAGAACGCGCTGAAGCTCGAGCTCTtccagcgccggcagcgcgctcTTGTTCGGCGTCAAGAgactctgcggcgccacCGTCAAGCCaatctgcagcggctgcaccATGCGCACAAGCGAGCGTGggcagcggctcgcgcggcgcgccccaCGACTCCATCCgggctggcggcgaggcgggggcAGCGGGGGTGTGGAGTCTTTGCGGGCGTTATGCCTCTGTCGCCCGAGTACCTATCCCTCGCGCGGACTgagggagacagcggcgagcctgaccgcgaccgcggccgcccccccgcaGCTATTCCGGAGGACGAGAGTCTTATCGCCCCTTTTCTGGCTTCGGATACTacgccggcgtccgcgtctgcgccggcgggcggcgccgttcCTCaaccggcggcggcgcagcgtccGCTCGCCCAGCACATTCGGCCCTTCTCAGTGGGCGATGGAGgcatgctgctgctgtcgctcaGTCCGATGGATGGGAGCGGCGTCAGCAGCCGGGAGCGCCAAGACAGCGGCGGGCGAATCCCCGCCACGACCGTGCCGTCTCTTGGGGCTCCATTTGAGGCGGACAGCGGTCGCGCGGGTAGTCCCTTCTCACCGGTTGCGACAGAGgtgccgccggcgtccgctGCCAGCGCGGCCCCCTCTCGCCGGGCGTGGGGGGagcccctccgccgctgccctgcagctcctccgcaGTCTACGGAGCGTcagacgcctgccgccttTGCGCCTCAGAATCTCCCATTTGCGTTCTTCTCCAACGAGGCGTATCCAGCCTCGCCCTACCCCCCGTCTCCCGCTGCCCTGAGTGCTGACGGCGAGCCTCACAGCGATGCTCGCGGAGCCTCGCCAGCCACGTGGAATGACGCCGCCGAAACTCCCGTGCAGTTTCCGGTGGACACGACCTCACGGGCGACCGATGGCCTCTTGCGGCGGAGTTTAGGATttagcagcgccgccgcaaccgctgtgtctgcagagccgcgggcggATGGCGCGGAAGCAATGCaggcagagggcgaaggaATCCAGCTGATGACGCAGTGCGGGGCCAGCGGGATGGTGACAACACCGCtgtcgtctgtctccgccgcgtcgggcgcaGGCACAGAGATGACGGCTTTCGATATTCAACTCTCGGCGCGAGAGTCTGAACGTTCTCCCGTCGagcctgccggcgcgtcgtcggctcCGCAGCGCTGGGAGACGTCGCAGGCCTCCGATTCGTCTTCGTTtgcagcgccggcagagagTAGCCGCTCGCGGTACATGGTCGCGCACCAGCCGCTGCCATGTTCACGGAGtgacggcggaggaagcgaggcggaggccgaagCTTCGCAGGACGTTGTGCCTCacggcaggcgagagcggaCCCTGTCGTCTCCTGCGTTGGCGCTTATCGAGGTGCCGAATCACCTGTATCGGTCAGGTCAGCTCTCCCGGGAGAGGCACAGATCAAGCGAGACAGACGACTCTGTAGCAGGCGAAGGGTTTGGGGTGTTTTCTCCTGCTGGCGAGTCTCTCGAGGGGGACAGGCTGCGGtaccgccgcggagaagctgTTCCGTcgacgcgtcgcccggcCTTGTCTCATTCGTGGGGGcctccgcagagggagacggGTCCGAGTGTCTCAGGAGGCCTGCGGCCATCGTCTCGCCCaagccgccggcagccggcGGACAGCTGCAGCCTTTCCGCCTACGCAGGTCGCGGGCTCTCTCCTGCGTCCATGGCGCCCGCCGAAGAGGCGTGCGGGTCGAGCTCTGGGCTCGCGGCCCCATGGCCATCCGGCTACGTTCCCTGTCTGCCagcagggggcgggggggactTGCCCTGGGGTTCCATGCATCCCGCCGGGGGTCTGCGGGAGACCTACGACCAGCAGGCGCTCTTCCATCGGCAAAGGCGACAGCAAGAACTGCTTCAAAGGCAGCTAGTGAAGAGCGAAGAGCAGATCCAAGGTCTCCGAGCTCTCATGGATCGGCTCCTCCATGTCGTGGAGCACCTCGAAAGTAGGGAGGCCTCTGGCGTGTAG
- a CDS encoding alanine dehydrogenase (encoded by transcript BESB_055760): protein MIIGCPLEHKHDEGRVALTPWGALELVKAGHEVLIEKDAGKKAGFGDEEYVLHGAEIVGSTRELYARSDMVVKVKEPQHDEWKLVKAGQVIFCYFHFCASQGLTQAMLDSGAVCFSYETVQKDGRLPLLEPMSEIAGKLSVQCGMHFLETPSGGAGILLSGVPGVRRGRVLVIGGGVVGSNAAAAAAGAGADVIILDNNVDRLRTLSSFMPPNVSTRYACEEALLEQLPTCDLLIGAVLLPGRKAPKIVRREHLKHMKRGAVVVDVAVDHGGCIETTRVTRHSDPVYEVDGVIHYGVANMPAAVSRTSTLALTNATLPYVLRLAQLGWVQACLTDPALMLGLSVAEGKVLHPGVAEAFNLDSVPLSEFLENKAAGERRAP, encoded by the exons ATGATCATCGGATGCCCTTTGGAACACAAACACGATGAGGGACGGGTTGCGCTTACTCCATGGGGCGCCTTGGAACTCGTGAAGGCAGGCCATGAAGTCCTGATTGAAAAGGATGCGGGCAAGAAAGCTGGCTTCGGGGATGAAGAATATGTTCTACACGGGGCGGAGATCGTTGGCTCCACACGGGAGCTGTACGCACGCTCCGATATGGTAGTGAAG GTAAAGGAGCCACAACACGATGAGTGGAAGCTGGTCAAAGCGGGTCAAGTGATCTTCTGCTATTTCCACTTCTGCGCAAGTCAGGGTCTGACTCAGGCAATGCTGGACAGTGGGGCAGTATGTTTCAGCTACGAGACGGTTCAGAAAGATGGGCGGTTGCCTCTCCTTGAGCCTATGTCTGAAATTGCCGGGAAGTTGTCGGTTCAATGCGGAATGCATTTCTTAGAGACACCTTCTGGAGGAGCAGGGATATTACTGTCGGGAGTTCCAGGCGTTCGCCGTGGTCGCGTCCTCGTTATCGGAGGGGGAGTTGTTGGATCAaacgcggccgctgctgctgccggcgcaggagcAGATGTGATAATTCTCGACAACAACGTGGATCGTCTTCGGACGCTTAGCAGCTTCATGCCCCCGAATGTTAGCACCCGCTATGCGTGTGAAGAAGCTCTACTAGAGCAGCTTCCTACCTGCGATTTGCTTATCGGAGCGGTCTTACTGCCAGGTcggaaggcgccgaagaTTGTTCGACGGGAACACCTCAAGCACATGAAGCGCGGAGCCGTGGTGGTTGACGTTGCCGTCGACCACGGCGGATGCATCGAAACAACGCGTGTTACGCGCCATAGTGACCCTGTGTACGAAGTGGATGGTGTCATTCACTATGGAGTTGCCAACATGCCAGCTGCAGTGTCGCGAACGAGCACACTGGCTCTCACAAACGCTACATTGCCGTACGTGCTTCGTCTGGCGCAGCTCGGTTGGGTGCAAGCGTGCCTGACGGACCCCGCGCTAATGCTGGGACTAAGCGTTGCTGAAGGAAAGGTTCTACACCCAGGGGTGGCCGAGGCATTCAATCTCGATAGCGTTCCTCTGAGCGAGTTCCTTGAAAATAAAGCTGCCGGAGAACGGAGGGCTCCCTGA
- a CDS encoding hypothetical protein (encoded by transcript BESB_055740) → MNGFIERRDERRRRAAEARAAGAHSGEESGCGSPAVASSRAPFSSGSASPAESPRPFFFSDSSAEALSWCRERAAALRAEAAESRDKASCLCAEPQRSRLLSLAEIQETQAQALLAAAEAAEREASLSAPRVSPRARGDAPEASRSDEGGRRLQPANKNCRPLGALPQLGSSALASSPRSLQLLPARLAYPAHALREEDLAGGRRSREGLEGLQLPLERRLPAAAMRPGVEAEGFLASPPGADGRPHQTQVAAEPFSPSGRRGVAHGCGEGLTANGSCDMGAGEPSPFDPPWVRRAHALRREAAEQRDRAGCVRGPRQRGLLLVAEKKEREAEELLLHRGCEPPASPSQRPASSFAAFNAAWEAAEAAVARPPVDALLDAPHGRLSPSGVRARAEGLWCSRQVDAASRRGDRGASPSGVGGERKPAAESGGESRRSARVRELQEEAAVARDKAALVRGARRRALLTVAERKEQQAELLSDAASDDGATDPHGGGGLRGDPRAPLAATTADSAPWMREETRETGRGRRRSADVHVAADAAVTRKNRAAGDAAWGDARPCGSREEDRFINGLLSPRALATLPPRVYAEVQRLQREAEVIRDKASCCTGAKARQLRSMADIKERQAEELVHPPRRGSPPHATGGGPGARDALGDGAAASAARTASHAPPFVSATHQERARLTSQASSLRLTTEEAQGLPGRPRAGLGGTGEPSRVLTTLSVSPPAFEAPDGDQANAFRDGAENREATMRDADDDADHPLAHCEDWRRSRQLFREVRQHREQASCVARSRQRLLLSMAAAKERLAEELKAKAEASLPPALRTKLQRGGGDRYSAFAASGQDTLLLPPPPSTFPTGDAGLPGVAGGSPPLSARALLRDEDPQSPPYVVALRRASGSQTQAPPAERVKVEEGEPRRPSLGELKRQYDLLQEQLHLVQEQLQLYHEREAHEEQQRRLEAIQQIEREETEAAQHLATEMDAEFEFQKR, encoded by the exons ATGAATGGATTC ATAGAGAGACGAGATgaacgccggcggcgcgctgcggaggcgcgcgcggccggggCGCACTCCGGGGAGGAGTCG GGCTGCGGTTCTCCAGCGGTGGCGTCGTCGCGAGCCCCTTTCTCGAGTGGATCTGCATCGCCggcggagtctccgcgcccgtttttcttttcagactcgtccgcggaggcgctgtcTTGGtgtcgcgagcgcgcggcggcgcttcgcgcggaggccgcggaaagCCGCGACAAGGCGAGCTGCCTgtgcgcggagccgcagcggtcgcgcctcctgTCCCTCGCGGAGATACAGGAGACCCAGGCAcaggcgctgctcgcggcagccgaggccgccgagcgcgaggcgtctctcAGCGCGCCCAGAGTcagtccgcgcgcgcgcggagacgccccaGAGGCGAGTcgcagcgacgagggcggccgccgcctgcaacCCGCCAACAAGAACTGTAGgccgctcggcgcgctgccgcagctcggctcgtccgcgctcgcgtcttctccgcgaaGCCTTCAACTCCTCCCAGCGAGGCTCGCGTACCCCGCGCACGCTTTGCGCGAGGAAGACCTCGCTGGCGGTCGCCGCTCGAGAGAGGGACTCGAGGGCCTTCAATTGCCATTGGAGCGAAGactgcccgccgcggcgatgAGGCCAGGGGTGGAGGCAGAAGGCTTTCTGGCCTCTCCGCCCGGTGCAGACGGGCGACCGCACCAGACGCAGGTCGCTGCGGAACCGTTTTCTCCCtccgggcgacgcggagtcgcgcacggctgcggcgagggacTCACAGCCAACGGCAGCTGCGACATGGGA GCTGGCGAGCCTTCTCCGTTCGACCCGCCGTGGGTacggcgcgcgcacgcgctgcgtCGGGAGGCGGCTGAgcagcgcgaccgcgcagggtgcgtgcgaggcccgcggcagcgcggcctgtTACTGGTTGCTGAAAAGAAGgaacgcgaggcagaggaactTCTTCTGCACCGGGGCTgcgagccgcccgcgagTCCCTCGCAGCGACCCGCCTCGTCGTTCGCAGCCTTCAACGCCGCCTGggaggctgcggaagcggcggTCGCTCGCCCGCCCGTGGATGCGCTgctcgacgcgccgcacgggcgcctctcgccgtcgggcgTGCGCGCGAGAGCAGAGGGTCTCTGGTGCTCTCGCCAAGTGGAcgccgcgagcaggcgcggagaccgcggggcgtcgccctctggaGTCGGGGGCGAGAGGaagcctgcggcggagagcggcggcgagagccggcgcagcgcccgcgtccgcgagctgcaggaagaagctgccgtcgcgcggGACAAGGCGGCGCTtgtccgcggcgccaggcggcgtGCGCTTCTCACGGTCGCCGAGCGGAAGGAGCAGCAGGCAGAGCTCCTGTCGGACGCGGCCAGCGACGACGGGGCGACAGACCcccacggcggcggcggcctgcgaggagacccccgcgcgcctctggcaGCGACTACCGCGGACTCGGCGCCCTGGatgcgagaggagacgcgtgAGACGGGGCGGGGTAGACGGCGGTCTGCGGATGTGCACGTCGCAGCTGACGCCGCCGTCACGCGAAAGaatcgcgccgccggagacgcggcctggggcgacgcgcgaccctgcggcagccgagAGGAAGACCGATTCATCAAC GGACTActctcgccgcgggcgctggcgacgctgccgccgcgcgtctaCGCAGAAgtccagcggctgcagcgcgaggcggaagtcATCCGCGACAAGGCGTCCTGCTGCACAGGGGCGAAGGCTCGCCAGCTGCGGTCGATGGCGGACATCAAGGAGCGCCAGGCGGAGGAACTCGTAcatccgcctcgccgcggctcgccgccccATGCCACGGGGGGCGGGCctggagcgcgagacgccctcggcgacggcgctgccgcctcagccgcgcgcacagcctcccacgcgccgccgttcGTCTCGGCGACGCATCAAGAACGAGCGCGGCTGACCTCGCAAGCCTCCAGCCTCCGCTTGACGACCGAGGAGGCCCAGGGGCTGCCTGGGCGCCCGCGTGCGGGCCTCGGTGGCACCGGCGAGCCCTCGCGGGTCCTGACGACACTCtcggtgtctccgccggcatTCGAGGCGCCCGACGGCGACCAGGCGAACGCcttccgcgacggcgccgaaaaCCGGGAAGCGACGatgcgcgacgcggacgacgacgcggaccAT CCGCTGGCGCACTGCGAGGactggcggcgctcgcggcagctGTTCCGCGAGGTGCGACAGCACCGGGAGCAGGCGTCCTGCGTGGCGCGGAGTCGCCAGCGTCTGCTGCTTTCgatggcggcagcgaaggaaaggctggcggaggagctgAAGGCCAAGgccgaggcgtcgctgccgccagcgctccgcacgaagctgcagcgcggcggcggcgaccgctaCAGCGCtttcgcggcgagcgggcaAGACACGCTgctcctgccgccgccgccatccACCTTCCCGACTGGGGACGCAGGCCTCCCGGGGGTCGCGggcgggtcgccgccgctgtcaGCTCGTGCTTTGCTGCGCGACGAAGACCCGCAGAGTCCGCCCTACGTCGTGGCTCTcaggcgcgcctcggggtcgcagacgcaggcgccgcccgccgagcGCGTCAAAGTCGAGGAGggggagccgcggaggccctcgCTCGGCGAGCTGAAGCGGCAGTATGACCTACTTCAGGAGCAGCTTCACCTCGTccaggagcagctgcagctgtatcacgagcgcgaggcacacgaagagcagcagcgacgcctggAGGCGATCCAGCAGATCGAACGCGAAGAAACGGAAGCCGCCCAACACCTCGCCACCGAAATGGACGCCGAGTTTGAATTCCAAAAAAGATGA